In Vibrio alfacsensis, the following proteins share a genomic window:
- a CDS encoding patatin-like phospholipase family protein: MATKAIVVEGGAMRGVFASGVLDAFLEQDYKPFDFAIGVSAGASNLIGYLTDYPHRSINVITKLATSKRFFDPRRFLKGGDLIDVKWLFEESNRLYPVDEAKLFDGIPFLAATTNVDTGKADYYRVNRANFGNAIEATTALPIAYKRTPCFSGGCYTDGGVADSIPVREAYRRGARDITVLLSHPLNYEKKPVKTPWLMKKLFAEHPQMADAMLHRSENYNESLAFIRNPPEGTRVRVIAPPDEFHVQRLSMRQSVLLEGYEMGLAAGRDHLINLSGVHGLDRENCHFCV, translated from the coding sequence ATGGCAACAAAAGCAATCGTCGTCGAGGGTGGCGCAATGCGTGGCGTTTTTGCTAGCGGCGTTTTAGATGCCTTTTTAGAGCAAGACTACAAACCATTTGATTTTGCGATTGGTGTATCCGCAGGCGCATCAAATCTCATTGGATATTTGACCGATTATCCGCACCGCAGCATCAATGTGATCACAAAATTAGCGACCAGTAAGCGTTTTTTCGATCCTCGTCGATTTTTAAAAGGCGGCGACTTAATTGATGTTAAATGGTTATTTGAAGAATCCAATCGTTTGTATCCGGTCGATGAAGCGAAGCTTTTTGATGGCATTCCTTTTTTAGCAGCAACGACGAATGTAGATACGGGCAAAGCGGATTACTATCGCGTAAATAGAGCGAATTTTGGTAACGCGATTGAGGCGACAACGGCATTGCCGATTGCATACAAACGAACTCCTTGTTTTTCTGGGGGCTGTTATACCGATGGTGGTGTGGCTGACTCGATTCCGGTTCGTGAAGCCTACCGCAGAGGTGCAAGAGACATCACCGTTTTGTTGTCACATCCACTTAATTACGAAAAAAAACCAGTAAAAACGCCGTGGTTGATGAAAAAACTCTTTGCGGAGCATCCACAAATGGCAGATGCTATGTTGCACCGTTCTGAAAATTATAATGAGTCATTGGCATTTATTCGAAACCCACCAGAGGGTACTCGAGTTCGAGTTATTGCGCCACCAGATGAGTTTCATGTCCAGCGTCTTTCTATGCGTCAATCCGTTTTATTAGAGGGGTATGAAATGGGACTGGCAGCGGGCCGTGATCACCTAATCAATTTGTCTGGTGTTCATGGTTTAGATCGAGAAAACTGCCACTTTTGCGTGTAA
- a CDS encoding MarC family protein has product MKELILHTVTVFMGFFAIMNPIANIPIFLSLTADEEKETVRSIALRSVFFAFLIVAVFAVAGKLIFDLFGITLYALRITGGILVFMIGFRMLQGESTHQKTKEKAYSPAQQQAALSIAVSPLAMPILAGPGTIATAMNFATAGGFDQTIITIVSFAVLCLITYVLFLFGDRLVKAVGPSALNVITKMMGLILAVIGTQMFIDGAAEAYKTVFS; this is encoded by the coding sequence ATGAAAGAACTGATCCTGCATACCGTTACGGTGTTTATGGGCTTTTTTGCCATTATGAATCCGATAGCCAATATTCCCATTTTTTTGAGTTTGACGGCGGATGAAGAGAAAGAGACGGTCCGTTCGATCGCGCTTCGCTCGGTGTTTTTTGCCTTTTTGATTGTGGCGGTATTTGCGGTCGCCGGAAAACTCATTTTTGATCTGTTTGGTATCACCTTATATGCCTTACGTATTACCGGAGGCATCTTAGTCTTTATGATTGGTTTCCGCATGCTACAAGGTGAATCGACACATCAAAAAACCAAAGAAAAGGCTTATTCTCCTGCTCAACAACAAGCCGCCCTTAGTATTGCGGTTTCGCCTCTAGCAATGCCTATTTTGGCTGGGCCAGGAACGATAGCGACCGCCATGAACTTTGCCACTGCGGGCGGGTTTGATCAGACGATCATTACCATTGTGTCGTTTGCGGTCTTATGTTTGATCACCTATGTATTGTTTTTATTTGGTGACCGTTTGGTCAAAGCGGTCGGCCCAAGCGCTCTAAACGTGATTACTAAGATGATGGGCTTGATCCTTGCGGTGATTGGCACTCAGATGTTTATTGACGGAGCGGCGGAAGCGTACAAGACCGTATTTTCATAA
- the rlmC gene encoding 23S rRNA (uracil(747)-C(5))-methyltransferase RlmC — protein MRCEFFAQQRCASCKNSDIPYSLQVEQKDARLRAMFAPFSPQEWLPPVLSEKTQFRNKAKMVALGAAHQPTLGIENVQDGSPLSLVNCPLYPDETQQFLSYLQDWIRVAGIPPYNKVKKKGELKFVLLTRAQNSGEFMLRFVMRSDSALERVRANLPRLQQAFPNATVVTVNIQPVHMARLEGEEEIFLTQQQSLLERFNHVPLVIRPKSFFQTNPQVAEKLYATAQQWVAEIKPKTMWDLFCGVGGFGLHCASEHTSVTGIEIEAEAIASAKRSAAMMGIDNLDFAALDSGNFSQSQEKMPELILVNPPRRGLGASLAEQLELSGPKYVIYSSCNPDTMAKDLLVMSSYKVLRSQWFDMFPHTDHTEAMMLLERR, from the coding sequence ATGCGATGTGAATTCTTTGCTCAGCAGCGTTGTGCTTCTTGTAAAAACAGCGACATCCCATACTCACTTCAAGTAGAGCAGAAAGACGCTCGACTGAGGGCGATGTTTGCCCCATTTTCTCCACAAGAGTGGTTACCGCCAGTGCTGAGTGAGAAAACACAGTTTCGCAATAAGGCAAAGATGGTTGCACTTGGGGCGGCGCATCAACCCACGCTAGGCATTGAAAACGTGCAAGATGGTTCACCATTATCGTTAGTTAATTGTCCTCTTTATCCTGATGAGACGCAGCAGTTCTTAAGCTATTTGCAAGACTGGATTCGCGTAGCTGGTATACCTCCTTACAACAAAGTTAAAAAGAAAGGTGAATTGAAATTCGTGTTGCTGACGCGAGCGCAAAATAGTGGTGAATTCATGCTGCGATTTGTGATGCGCAGTGACTCGGCTTTGGAGCGGGTACGAGCGAATTTACCTCGCTTGCAGCAAGCCTTTCCTAATGCAACGGTGGTGACGGTGAATATTCAGCCTGTCCATATGGCGCGTCTTGAAGGGGAAGAAGAAATCTTTCTCACTCAGCAGCAGAGTTTACTTGAGCGCTTTAATCATGTTCCTTTGGTAATAAGACCTAAGAGCTTTTTTCAAACCAATCCACAGGTGGCCGAAAAACTCTATGCCACCGCACAACAATGGGTGGCAGAGATTAAACCTAAGACCATGTGGGATCTTTTTTGTGGTGTTGGTGGCTTTGGTTTGCATTGTGCGTCAGAGCATACTTCAGTCACGGGGATTGAAATTGAAGCCGAGGCGATCGCAAGTGCAAAGCGTTCAGCCGCAATGATGGGTATTGATAATTTAGATTTTGCCGCATTGGATTCGGGAAATTTCTCTCAGTCACAAGAGAAAATGCCAGAGTTGATATTGGTGAATCCTCCTCGAAGAGGATTGGGGGCATCATTGGCTGAGCAACTAGAATTGTCTGGGCCAAAATACGTGATTTATTCGAGCTGCAATCCGGATACTATGGCCAAAGATTTGTTGGTGATGTCGAGCTATAAGGTATTACGCAGTCAGTGGTTTGACATGTTTCCCCATACGGATCACACAGAAGCTATGATGTTGCTAGAAAGACGCTAG
- the nfsA gene encoding oxygen-insensitive NADPH nitroreductase — protein MNSTIQTILNHRSIRKFRSEAISSEQLQTIIQAGLAASSSSMLQVVSIVRVTNLEKRKRLAQYAGNQAYVESAAEFLVFCIDYQRHISINPNVQADFTELTLIGAVDSGIMAQNCLLAAESMGLGGVYIGGLRNNAEQVDALLELPQGSAVLFGMCLGHPDQSPEIKPRLPAHVIVHENQYEPLNLDDIQHYDQTMQSYYANRSSNQKQSTWSQDVCSKLSGESRPHILPYLNSKGLTKR, from the coding sequence GTGAACAGTACCATACAAACCATCTTAAACCACCGTTCAATTCGAAAGTTTCGCTCTGAGGCAATTTCGAGTGAACAACTACAAACCATTATCCAAGCGGGATTAGCCGCGTCGTCATCAAGTATGTTGCAAGTCGTGTCTATTGTTCGAGTCACCAATCTTGAAAAGCGTAAACGGCTCGCACAATACGCGGGCAATCAAGCTTATGTAGAAAGTGCCGCGGAGTTTTTGGTGTTTTGTATCGACTACCAACGCCATATCAGCATCAACCCAAATGTCCAAGCAGATTTTACTGAATTGACGCTCATTGGTGCGGTTGATTCAGGCATTATGGCGCAAAACTGTTTGCTTGCCGCGGAGTCTATGGGATTGGGGGGCGTCTACATCGGCGGTTTAAGAAATAACGCAGAACAAGTGGATGCGCTGCTCGAATTGCCTCAAGGCTCTGCCGTGCTATTTGGCATGTGTTTAGGCCATCCTGATCAAAGCCCTGAAATCAAACCCCGTTTACCAGCTCATGTCATCGTACATGAAAATCAATATGAGCCGCTTAACTTAGATGATATTCAGCACTACGACCAAACGATGCAGAGTTATTACGCCAATCGTTCTAGTAACCAAAAACAGAGCACTTGGTCTCAAGATGTGTGTAGCAAACTATCTGGTGAGTCACGCCCTCATATTTTACCCTACTTAAACAGCAAAGGCTTAACTAAGCGTTAA
- a CDS encoding monooxygenase, with product MVKLLQVDFEYHGPFGEEMSNAMVELAQSINQEPGFLWKIWTESQKDNLGGGIYLFEDEASAMAYLDMHTARLKSMGITEVRGQVFDINGPLSHINCAPIAE from the coding sequence ATGGTTAAATTACTTCAAGTTGATTTTGAATATCACGGTCCTTTTGGGGAAGAAATGTCTAATGCTATGGTTGAGTTGGCGCAGTCCATCAATCAAGAGCCAGGTTTCCTTTGGAAGATTTGGACCGAGAGTCAGAAAGATAACTTAGGGGGCGGTATCTACTTATTTGAAGATGAAGCTTCTGCTATGGCGTATTTGGACATGCATACTGCACGATTAAAAAGTATGGGCATAACGGAAGTGCGAGGCCAAGTATTTGATATTAATGGCCCATTGAGTCACATTAATTGTGCGCCAATTGCAGAGTGA
- a CDS encoding LysR family transcriptional regulator produces MKLKTTLEQWQTLQAIEQAGSIQSAAIRLNKSHTTLIYSIKKLESQLGLKLIEVKGRKAGLTEHGKTMLRRAQSMLDQARELEVISKQLDSGVESEITVAIDHLCDQRWLYEPLSQFFLHNNTTSVQVVETSLSKTTEMVTNELADIAIINLPITNYPAEAFGVTSMVPVIATHHPLASQSLVSLADFSTTSQIVVRDLGESKKEKRDVGWLRARQRITVDSFDHAFRAVEQGVGFCRVPEHLVEYRQSDKIKVLELEHSNQYQVALHLTLPKGAKSGAATLDLYRILLKSASNRMAR; encoded by the coding sequence ATGAAACTCAAAACAACCTTAGAGCAATGGCAAACATTGCAAGCGATTGAGCAAGCAGGCAGCATCCAATCTGCCGCAATACGACTGAATAAAAGTCATACGACATTAATCTATTCAATAAAAAAACTGGAATCACAGCTCGGCCTTAAGCTCATTGAAGTGAAAGGACGTAAGGCAGGATTAACGGAACATGGCAAGACCATGCTGCGCCGTGCACAATCGATGCTGGACCAAGCAAGAGAGTTGGAGGTGATTAGTAAGCAATTAGATAGCGGTGTCGAATCCGAAATAACTGTTGCCATCGACCATTTATGCGATCAGCGTTGGTTGTATGAACCGTTAAGTCAGTTTTTTCTACACAACAATACAACGTCAGTTCAAGTAGTAGAAACATCATTGAGTAAAACAACTGAGATGGTGACTAATGAACTGGCTGACATTGCCATCATCAACTTACCGATCACTAATTACCCAGCCGAAGCCTTTGGTGTGACCTCAATGGTACCCGTCATTGCAACTCATCACCCCCTAGCTTCACAGAGTTTAGTTTCACTGGCCGATTTTTCTACTACTAGCCAGATTGTTGTTCGTGATCTGGGAGAATCAAAAAAAGAAAAACGAGATGTAGGCTGGTTACGCGCTCGACAAAGAATCACCGTCGACAGCTTTGATCATGCATTTCGTGCGGTAGAGCAAGGAGTTGGATTTTGTCGTGTTCCTGAGCATCTTGTCGAATATCGCCAAAGTGACAAAATCAAAGTTCTGGAATTGGAACACTCAAATCAGTATCAAGTTGCATTGCACCTCACCTTACCGAAAGGCGCAAAGAGTGGAGCGGCAACACTGGACTTATATCGAATCCTATTAAAGAGTGCTTCGAATCGCATGGCACGTTAA
- a CDS encoding TetR/AcrR family transcriptional regulator gives MKLSEKKRLALIEAAQQEFIEHGFTCANMDRVCERAATSKRTLYRHFESKDLLFIESIQAALEKQTAKLQFQYCPMADLDTQLRGYLHAKLDSMYEDFGLPLARMVISEFIRTPEFASSYLHQLQRQDQQLDLWFAQAIDDKRIKPHDPVMMSNMLMCLLKGNFLWPQLVANLDEPTLEQRKKTVDDILMLFLDGYRNS, from the coding sequence ATGAAACTTTCAGAAAAGAAACGCCTAGCGCTTATAGAAGCGGCTCAACAAGAGTTTATTGAGCATGGTTTTACTTGCGCTAACATGGACAGAGTATGCGAGCGTGCAGCTACATCAAAACGGACTTTATATCGCCACTTTGAGAGTAAAGATCTGTTGTTTATTGAATCGATACAAGCTGCCCTAGAGAAACAGACAGCGAAGTTACAATTTCAGTATTGTCCAATGGCAGATCTGGACACTCAGCTTAGGGGGTATTTACACGCTAAGCTCGACTCGATGTATGAAGATTTTGGGCTGCCATTAGCAAGAATGGTCATCAGCGAGTTTATTCGCACCCCTGAGTTTGCTAGCAGCTATTTACATCAACTCCAACGTCAAGATCAGCAGCTAGATTTATGGTTTGCCCAAGCGATTGATGATAAGAGGATAAAGCCCCACGATCCGGTCATGATGAGTAACATGCTGATGTGTCTGTTGAAAGGAAATTTCTTATGGCCACAGTTGGTTGCCAATCTAGATGAACCGACGTTAGAACAACGCAAGAAAACGGTTGATGATATTCTGATGCTATTTTTGGATGGCTATCGTAACTCCTGA
- a CDS encoding TonB-dependent receptor: MKLRSLFLACSCLFTGVANADSISLPIWKEEAEALGYNLPKPFGLNLSYMSMEQGINVNSIALKNVKLGPLNLDGLPLEAGAGKQATDVMTLRADVWLFPFLNLYGLVGTLDGYSETTVKLKAFSHTLLETPFRLDLDGYTYGGGFVLAGGYKQLFALVDASYTQTNLNVIDGAIDAIVVSPRIGYDFNNHGVPVRFWVGTMYQNVEQELSGTLKQAGINLSGRFEVKQQLTSEWNTIAGMQYQFNEDWYLLGEAGFGDRKSIFFSIDRRF, from the coding sequence ATGAAATTACGCTCCTTGTTCTTAGCTTGCTCTTGTCTATTCACCGGAGTAGCCAATGCCGACTCCATCTCTCTACCTATCTGGAAAGAAGAAGCAGAAGCACTCGGCTACAACCTGCCAAAACCCTTTGGTCTAAACCTTAGCTACATGAGTATGGAGCAAGGTATTAATGTCAATTCCATCGCGTTGAAAAACGTCAAGCTGGGGCCTTTAAACTTAGACGGACTTCCATTAGAAGCGGGGGCAGGTAAACAAGCAACAGATGTTATGACCCTACGTGCCGATGTTTGGCTATTTCCTTTTTTAAACCTTTATGGATTAGTTGGAACGTTAGACGGCTACTCTGAAACCACCGTTAAACTAAAAGCTTTTAGTCATACGTTACTTGAAACGCCTTTCCGCCTAGACCTGGATGGCTATACCTATGGCGGCGGCTTTGTTCTTGCTGGCGGTTACAAACAGCTATTTGCACTTGTCGATGCAAGTTATACCCAAACCAACCTGAATGTCATCGATGGCGCAATTGACGCTATTGTGGTATCTCCTCGAATTGGTTATGACTTCAATAACCATGGTGTACCGGTGCGTTTTTGGGTCGGTACGATGTACCAAAATGTGGAACAAGAACTATCTGGAACGCTCAAGCAAGCGGGTATTAACCTATCCGGTCGTTTTGAAGTTAAACAACAATTAACTTCTGAATGGAATACCATCGCGGGTATGCAATATCAATTTAACGAAGATTGGTATCTTCTTGGTGAAGCGGGCTTTGGCGATCGAAAAAGCATTTTCTTCTCTATCGATCGTCGATTCTAA
- a CDS encoding BamA/TamA family outer membrane protein has product MKASHHIAITALLCAPYALAEQAEPSLMDDILTKLGSSESVDESKLIDWGVLPGPFVNPEQGFGIGVAAVGLYTPYDWQKGDPYSTVTVTSYGSTSGSYGLGLNNRTYLKSDKVRLLGEAWISHTPGYYWGIGAQAAENEQNKVQYEGQRLQLSPKVAVEIAPDTYAKLGWQWQSFSKVDGVDGDILPSEVTDATSSGVLLGMEYDTRDFEPNPMQGQFLDIEWIANRDSLGSDENYDNLVANYRLYQQWSDTTIIAMEVYSQSIFGEAPWFDYAQLGDDQRMRGYYQGQYRDKHQLSTQVEIRHTIAGRHGVVGWLGAGNIAPTYHDLFESNWLPTVGVGYRFAFKARINVRVDLGVGKDSTGFYFQINEAF; this is encoded by the coding sequence ATGAAAGCATCGCACCACATCGCGATTACAGCGCTACTCTGTGCTCCGTATGCACTTGCAGAGCAAGCTGAGCCAAGCTTAATGGACGATATCTTGACTAAGCTAGGCTCTAGCGAAAGCGTAGACGAATCTAAATTGATCGATTGGGGCGTATTACCAGGACCATTCGTGAACCCAGAGCAAGGCTTTGGCATCGGCGTGGCAGCCGTTGGTTTATACACCCCTTATGATTGGCAAAAAGGCGATCCCTACTCCACTGTCACCGTAACGTCTTACGGTTCAACCTCGGGTTCTTATGGCTTGGGGCTGAACAATCGTACTTACTTAAAAAGTGACAAGGTTCGTCTTCTCGGTGAGGCTTGGATCAGTCACACGCCGGGTTATTACTGGGGCATCGGGGCACAAGCAGCAGAAAACGAGCAAAACAAAGTACAGTATGAGGGCCAACGTTTACAGCTGAGCCCAAAAGTTGCGGTAGAAATCGCCCCCGATACCTATGCAAAACTGGGCTGGCAATGGCAATCTTTTAGCAAAGTAGACGGGGTTGATGGCGATATTCTTCCATCCGAGGTGACCGATGCCACCAGCAGCGGTGTGTTACTTGGAATGGAATACGACACGCGCGATTTTGAGCCAAACCCAATGCAAGGGCAGTTTCTCGATATTGAATGGATTGCAAACCGCGATTCCCTTGGCAGTGATGAAAACTACGACAACCTCGTCGCCAACTACCGTTTATACCAACAATGGTCTGACACGACCATCATAGCGATGGAGGTATATTCGCAATCTATTTTTGGTGAGGCGCCTTGGTTTGATTATGCCCAGTTGGGCGATGACCAGCGCATGCGTGGTTACTACCAAGGTCAATATCGCGATAAACATCAGCTTTCAACGCAAGTCGAGATTCGCCATACCATTGCAGGCCGCCATGGTGTGGTTGGTTGGCTAGGCGCCGGCAATATCGCACCAACTTATCACGACTTATTTGAAAGTAACTGGCTACCGACCGTAGGTGTGGGTTATCGCTTTGCCTTTAAAGCACGCATTAACGTTCGTGTCGATTTAGGTGTCGGTAAAGACAGCACTGGTTTTTATTTTCAAATTAATGAAGCATTCTAG
- a CDS encoding DUF4056 domain-containing protein, whose translation MKKTALLLLSLCSGFAQAQELKAPIGVRPCCAFGVDLKAQLGSVPVPFFSLENVVSSNEVGTHHYNDGSASVSGSFLGFNEEANGIIFTELGGFIDTAHVRDTADYTYYLFQLNRHYLGRAAHLDLPAELRVRRIHWYHQNVKLSEQEQIKRSAKAAALTAFRFAQWHEIAQWFGMVSVSGFKELASAFSSEDLYSNMLGATLAKQVLMRNPDLNQKAFSKAMDTAFQRALNDLKAQPRSITKEKIQQLDGTWWDSSRRLPDKWVVRFRDYHLALDLTPNYPGANHSLSLSEYFDDKQPIEQWMSVEFIANRQEKAFSSLPKSMTSQAIWTSDDFQTLADFARSIDDKARPTLK comes from the coding sequence TTGAAAAAAACAGCACTATTACTACTGAGCCTTTGTAGTGGATTCGCCCAAGCACAAGAATTGAAAGCGCCTATCGGTGTTAGACCATGCTGTGCTTTCGGGGTTGATCTCAAAGCCCAACTAGGAAGCGTGCCTGTCCCATTTTTTTCACTTGAGAATGTAGTATCAAGCAACGAAGTAGGTACTCACCACTACAACGATGGTAGTGCATCCGTATCTGGTAGCTTTCTTGGCTTCAACGAAGAGGCCAATGGCATTATCTTTACCGAACTCGGTGGTTTTATTGATACCGCACATGTGCGTGATACAGCCGATTACACCTACTACCTATTTCAATTGAATCGACATTATCTAGGTCGCGCTGCGCACTTAGATTTACCCGCAGAATTGCGTGTGCGTAGAATTCATTGGTATCACCAAAACGTCAAGTTGTCAGAGCAAGAACAAATTAAGCGCAGCGCTAAAGCTGCGGCGCTCACTGCGTTTCGTTTTGCACAATGGCATGAGATTGCCCAATGGTTTGGTATGGTTTCCGTTAGCGGCTTTAAAGAATTGGCATCGGCATTCTCTTCGGAAGATCTCTATTCCAACATGCTAGGTGCGACACTCGCAAAGCAAGTTTTAATGAGAAATCCAGACCTTAATCAAAAAGCATTTTCTAAAGCGATGGATACGGCATTTCAGCGCGCGCTTAACGATCTAAAAGCACAGCCGAGAAGCATTACTAAGGAAAAAATTCAGCAGCTGGATGGGACATGGTGGGACAGCTCTAGGCGCTTGCCGGATAAATGGGTGGTACGATTCCGCGATTATCATTTAGCACTCGACTTAACTCCGAATTACCCAGGAGCCAATCATTCATTGTCATTATCAGAATACTTTGATGATAAGCAACCCATTGAACAATGGATGAGCGTGGAGTTTATTGCCAATCGACAAGAAAAAGCGTTCTCTTCATTACCTAAATCAATGACATCTCAGGCCATTTGGACCTCAGATGATTTTCAAACATTGGCTGATTTCGCCCGTTCAATTGATGATAAAGCACGCCCAACACTAAAATAA
- a CDS encoding dicarboxylate/amino acid:cation symporter encodes MNTKKPMSLTSRVILGMVAGILTGFAIRTLFADNGFVDAYIVNGLFEVGGQIFVASLKMLVVPLVFVSLVCGTSSLKDLSTLGRMGGKTLAFYVATTAIAITLALTMGTLFQPGAGADLTAASSFKSAEAPSLGQVIIDMFPTNPISAMAEGKTLQVIVFAVLFGIAISAAGKPGERIAAFFSDLNEVIMKLVAILMNLAPYGVFFLMAKLFTSLGLSAIFNLAEYFVVLAGTLLLHGLVTYSLMLKGFTGLNPITFLRKMEDAIMFAFSTASSNATIPVTMETAKHRMGVENRVSSFTVPLGATVNMDGTAIMQGVATAFIAQAFNIDLTMGDYLMVIMTATLASIGTAGVPGVGLVMLAMVLNQVGLPLEGIALIMGVDRLLDMIRTAVNITGDSAVTIIVAKSEGALDEARFNDPAAGVAEEEVHWKQAQTQS; translated from the coding sequence ATGAATACCAAGAAACCGATGTCGCTCACCAGCCGCGTAATTTTAGGTATGGTAGCGGGTATCTTGACAGGATTTGCAATTCGCACACTTTTTGCCGACAACGGATTTGTCGACGCATACATTGTTAATGGATTATTCGAAGTTGGTGGACAGATCTTCGTTGCCAGCTTAAAAATGCTTGTTGTACCGCTCGTATTTGTTTCGCTAGTTTGTGGTACCAGCTCTCTAAAAGACCTATCTACATTGGGTCGCATGGGTGGTAAAACCCTTGCTTTCTACGTAGCGACAACGGCTATCGCAATCACTCTTGCTCTAACCATGGGTACGTTATTCCAGCCGGGTGCTGGTGCAGACCTAACCGCAGCAAGTTCATTCAAATCAGCAGAAGCGCCATCGTTGGGTCAGGTGATCATTGATATGTTCCCAACTAACCCAATAAGCGCAATGGCAGAAGGTAAAACCCTGCAAGTTATCGTGTTTGCCGTACTATTCGGTATCGCGATTAGTGCTGCGGGTAAGCCAGGTGAACGTATTGCCGCTTTCTTCTCTGATCTGAATGAAGTGATCATGAAATTGGTTGCGATTCTGATGAACCTAGCACCTTACGGTGTGTTCTTCCTAATGGCGAAGCTGTTTACAAGTCTTGGTCTAAGCGCAATCTTCAACCTTGCTGAATACTTCGTTGTACTAGCAGGTACGCTCTTGCTGCACGGTCTTGTGACTTACAGCTTGATGCTAAAAGGCTTCACTGGTCTAAACCCAATTACGTTCCTACGTAAGATGGAAGACGCAATCATGTTTGCTTTCTCTACGGCATCATCGAACGCGACCATTCCAGTGACAATGGAAACGGCTAAGCACCGCATGGGTGTTGAGAACCGCGTATCATCGTTCACCGTACCGCTAGGTGCAACCGTGAACATGGACGGCACGGCGATCATGCAAGGTGTGGCGACAGCGTTCATCGCACAGGCATTCAACATCGACCTAACTATGGGTGACTACCTAATGGTTATCATGACGGCAACATTGGCGTCTATCGGTACCGCAGGTGTTCCTGGTGTTGGTCTCGTCATGTTGGCGATGGTATTGAACCAAGTAGGTCTGCCTCTAGAGGGCATCGCACTTATCATGGGTGTTGACCGTCTGCTTGATATGATTCGTACCGCAGTTAACATCACCGGTGACAGCGCAGTGACTATCATTGTTGCTAAATCGGAAGGCGCATTAGATGAAGCGCGCTTTAACGACCCTGCTGCAGGTGTCGCTGAAGAAGAAGTGCACTGGAAACAAGCTCAAACTCAAAGTTAA
- a CDS encoding YkvA family protein has translation MTTNVSLPSTPNDAIDQTMKAPDEKTFWRKMKNSVKKAGEEIAVMGIKSWLAMTDSKTATRHKAVLGGALAYFVLPTDMVPDMLAGVGFTDDMAALTLAANSVGNAITEEHEEQAREKLTSMTE, from the coding sequence ATGACAACCAATGTGTCTTTACCGTCGACGCCTAATGACGCCATTGACCAAACAATGAAAGCGCCAGATGAGAAGACGTTCTGGCGTAAAATGAAAAATTCCGTTAAGAAAGCCGGTGAAGAAATTGCCGTGATGGGTATTAAGTCTTGGCTTGCAATGACGGATTCTAAAACGGCGACACGACACAAAGCTGTTCTCGGTGGGGCTTTGGCTTACTTTGTGTTACCGACCGATATGGTGCCAGATATGCTAGCCGGCGTTGGCTTTACCGATGACATGGCCGCCCTGACTTTAGCGGCAAACTCGGTTGGAAATGCGATTACTGAAGAGCATGAAGAACAAGCGAGAGAAAAGCTGACTTCGATGACGGAGTAA